The Flavobacterium galactosidilyticum nucleotide sequence CGTTGTTATTTCTGCTCAGGATATTACAAGCGTTACGGTTCAATCTAGTAATTCAGCAGAGCGTTTTCCTGTATTTTCTGATTGCGATACTTTACAATCTAAATCATTAGAAATATGCTTTTATAATAAAGTTCAGGATTTTGTATTTAATAATTATCAAGTTGCCGACTATTTAAAACAAAATAATTTTAAAGGAATTGTAAAAGTTCTTTTTGAAGTAGATGCCACTGGTGTTTTTAAAGTGCTGTATGTTGATGTAAGTGAGGAAGAATTAATTTTGGAAACTAAAAGAGTTTTTGGCCATTTCCCAAAAATTCAACCAGCAACTTATAATGGAAAGCCTACTTATGCTAAGTTTACTATGTCTATTTCAGTTCCTTTGAAATCTCGAGAGGTAATAGCAGAAGAAAATTTAGTGCAAACTCAATTTGTGCCAAATAAGACCAAAAAACTAACAGAGCTTGATAATATTGTTTATAAGAAGTTTGATAATCCAGAGTTTGAAAGTCATTTAAACATACCTTTTTCACATAGTTATTATTCGCATTTTGATGCTTCTTTAAATCAGATGGGAAGCAATAATCATACGGCTTCAAAACCATATACGTATGCTGAAGTTTCAAAATATTATAATTTACAAGCGGTTAATGCCTCTTTAAAAAAGAAAGGTGACACGTGGTGGGAGAGAAAATTATGGAATGAAAATACAGTTGAAATTAAGGGTGAAGACTATTGGTTTACGCTAAATCCTATCTTTGATTTACAAGTAGGAACGGCATCAAAAAGTAAAGTTTCCAGTACTTTTGTTAACACACGAGGAATAAGTTTCCGTGGCGGATTAGGTTCTATGCTTAATTTTACCACAACTATTTTTGAAAGTCAAGGACGTTTTGCCGATTATTATAATCGATATGCGGAGTCAATTAAGCCAGCAGGAGGTAATCCTGCAATAATTCCAGGAATGGGAATTGCAAAAGATTTTAAGACTGATGCGTATGATTTTCCATTGGCAGAAGCTAATTTGACTTTAGCTCCAAGTAAATTTATCGATTTGCAATTAGGATATGGCAGGAATTTCATCGGCGATGGATATCGATCATTGTTAGAAAGTGATGGTGCGAGTCCTTATCCTTACTTTAAGTTGAATACAAATTTTTGGAAAATAAAATACACGAATACGTATATGTGGCTCAAAGATGTTAGACCAGACGTGACAGTTGAGCGAACTTACGCCACAAAGTTTATGGCAAACCATTATTTGAGTTGGAATGTTTCTAATAGATTAAATCTTGGTTTTTTCGAATCAGTAATTTGGACAAATTCAAATGATAGAGGATTTGATGTGAGTTTTGTAAATCCGATAATTTTTTATCGTTCGGTTGAATTTGCTTCTTCTGCAAGAAGCGGTAATGCAGTTTTAGGGTTGACTTATAAATACAAATGGAGTAATCAAATTAATTTTTACGGACAATTTATTTTAGACGAGTTCTCTCTTGGCGATGTTAAAAAAGGGGATAACAGTTGGAAGAATAAATATGGTTATCAATTAGGCGCTAAGTATTATAATGCGTTCAAGGTAGATAATTTACTATTGCAATTAGAATACAATCACGTTCGTCCTTATGTATATTCGCACAGTATGCCAATCACGAACTATGGTCATAACAATCAGAGTATAGGTCATCAGTGGGGAGGTAATTTCCGAGAGTTAATTGCAATTGCTCGTTACCACAAAGGAAGGTATTTTGCTGATGCAAAAATAACTATGGGTACGCGTGGATTGGATTTTGACACTGCAGAGAATAACTTAAATTACGGTGGAAATATTTATAAAGATTACGATGAAAATAGAGCTTTTAATAGTGGTGTAAAAGTTGGGCAGGGTAATGAAACTTCGATCTTTATAGCTGATTTTCATGGAGGATATCTAGTTAATCCAGCAACTAATTTGAAATTATTCGGTAGTTTTATTTACAGAAGTTTTGATCCAACTAAAAACACAGCAACTACTTTTAATGAAAGCACAAGTTGGTTTAGTGTAGGTTTGAGAGCTGATATCTTTAATTGGTATTTTGATTATTAATTTATAATTGTGGTTTAAAGATTCTTTTTATGAATTGTTTTTTGCCAAATCCCTTTTGATAACCTACTTTTGCAAAAGTTTTTACAAAGCAAATAATCATTAGCATTGAACGCAACACAAAGTACCTTTTCATTAAAATCAGTTTACGTTGATTTCCGCGAGATTACAAAGGCTCGTCTAGCCGTTAGTGTAGTTTTTTCGTCTATAGCTGGATTCATGCTTGGGATATATGACTTTCATTCATTAGATTGGATGGTGTTGTTGAAGCTTGCTATCGGAGGTTATTGTATGGTAGGAGCTTCTAATGCTTTTAATCAAGTTATCGAGAAGGACTTAGATGCTTTGATGGATCGTACAAAAAACCGTCCTGTTCCGGCTGGAAGAATGTCTAAAAACGCTGCTCTTGTAGTGGCTAGTTTTTTGACTATTCTTGGAATTGTGTTGCTTTATACAATCAATCCAAAAACAGCAATGTTTGGAGCGATTTCAATATTTTTATACACAAGTGTTTACACACCTTTAAAAACGATAACTTCTTTGTCTGTTTTTGTGGGTGCTTTTCCTGGAGCAATACCGTTTATGTTAGGGTGGGTAGCTGCAACAGGGGAATTTGGAATCGAAGCAGGAACTTTATTCTTGATTCAATTCTTCTGGCAATTCCCTCATTTCTGGGCTATTGGTTGGTTTTTATATGAAGATTATGAAAAAGCAGGTTTCTTTATGTTGCCAACAGGTAAAAAAGATAAAGGCACGGTATTACAAATTATTTTGTATACAGTTTGGCTTATATTAGCTTCTCTTTTACCAGTCTTAGGCTTTACTGGTCGCTTTTACATTACGCCGGTTACTGCAGTAGTGGTGTTTTTATTAGGTCTTTGGATGCTGTTTTATGCGGTCCGATTATATAAGGTAAGAACGGCAAAAGCAGCTCGGACTTTAATGTTGGTTAGTGTTTTGTACATTACATTGTTACAATTAGTTTATATATTAGATAAATTTTTAAGATAGTTATGGAAACGATAATGATAGCAGAGGAACAAAAATCCAGAACAGCGAGATCATATAAATTGATATTGTTGTTTTCCATGGTAAGCATGACCATGATGTTTGGTGGTCTTACCAGTGCATTTGTAGTAAGTAAGTCGAGGGTAGACTGGTTGAAAGATTTTCAATTGCCATCGGCGTTTTATATTAGTACTATTGCAATTATTGGGTGTAGTTTGACTTTTTATTTAGCGAAGAAAGCTATAATGAAAAACAATCGCGCTAAAACAACAGTTTTTCTTTTGAGTACATTATTTCTAGGATTATTGTTTGTAGTTTTACAATTTGTAGGATTTCGACAAATTGTTGATGCGGGTTATTATTTTACAGGAAGTGGTAGCTCTATAACTTCTACTTTTTTATATGTTGTCACGATTGTGCACCTTATTCACCTTGCTGGTGGAGTGATTGCGCTATTAATTATAATTTATAATCATTTTAAACAAAAATACAACTCAGCTCAAACCCTTGGAATTGAACTAGGTGCGATGTACTGGCACTTTTTGGACTTATTGTGGGTATATTTGTTTTTATTTTTATATTTCTTTAAATAAGAAAAAAACGTAAATTTGTGAACTTTTTAACGAATAACTTATATGGAATCGACAGTTACTACTGCTAATATTGAAGAGAAAACTTGGGGAGGCAACAATGAGCCAATGGGGGCAAGTTATGGTAAATTAATGATGTGGTTTTTTATCGTATCAGATGCTTTAACTTTTTCTGGTTTCCTTGCCTCTTATGGCTTTTCTAGGTTTAAATTTAGTGAAACATGGCCTATTGCTGATGAAGTGTTTACTCACTTCCCTTTTATGCATGGCGTTTCTGCTCCTATGTTTTATGTCGCATTAATGACATTTATTTTAATTTTCTCATCTGTAACAATGGTTTTAGCAGTTGATGCAGGTCATCAAATGAACAAAGGCAAAGTTACTCTATACATGTTTTTGACTATTATAGGAGGTTTGATTTTCGTAGGTTCTCAAGCGTGGGAATGGAAAAACTTCATAAAAGGTGAGTATGGTGCTATTGAAACAAAAGGAGGTAGTTTGCTTCAGTTTGTGGATAAAGACGGTAAGCGTGTAGCCTTAGCAGACTTTGCTGTAAATTTACACGATGAAAGAGAGCAACTAACTAGAGATAAAGGAACATGGTTCATGGGCGAGTCAGCTTTGCCTTCATACTCTGTTGCTGAAGTACAAGCGGGTTTTAAAGCGCATCCTGAACTTTTGATTAGAACTGAGGTTTTGAATAAACAAAAACAAAAAACAATTCTTACTAGAGAAGAATCTGTTGCAAGGTTAGCTGACGCTCACTACGTAGTTGAGGGCGCTAACTTAGTTAGAAATGAATATGGTAATAAATTATTTGCTGATTTCTTTTTCTTTATTACAGGTTTTCACGGTTTTCACGTTATTTCAGGAATCATAATTAATATTATTATTTTCTTCAATGTGCTTATTGGAACATATGAGAAAAGAAAAAGTTATGAAATGGTAGAAAAAGTAGGTCTATATTGGCACTTTGTAGATTTAGTTTGGGTTTTTGTATTCACTGTTTTCTATCTAGTTTAATTTCAAAAAAGTATTTATCATGTCACACGAACACGTATCAAACATAGGTAGAATCTGGAAAGTTTTCGGAATATTGTCTGCCGTTACAATAGTAGAGGTTTATCTAGGAATAGTAAAGCCAGATTTCCTTTTTATGAATAACTTTTTAAGTATGAATTTGCTTAACTGGGTTTTTTATATACTAACAATCTACAAAGCATATTACATTGTATGGGCATTTATGCACATGGAAGGCGAAAAAAGTACTTTACGAAGTGCAGTGGTTTTCCCAGTAATTTTTCTGATTTTATATTTACTCTTTATTCTTTTGACTGAAGGGGATTATATTTTTGAGGTTTTTAAAAATTCTAGCATTAAATGGAATTTTTAACTAAATATTAATTCATTAAGAGGGTATTCGTTCTAGCGGATACCTTTTTTTATATGTTAAAATTGAAGTAAAGTAATGAAAAAAAATATTGTCCTATTCGTTCTTTTTATTTTACCTATTGTTGCCTATTTGTTTTTTGCTTCAGGCGTAAATGGCTATACCAAATTACCAACGTTGACTACAAACACAGCTGACTTCGGAAAATGGAAAACGCTTGATGGAAAAGAAATTACATTGACTGGTAAAGTTACTATCTTGGGTTTTTCTGGGACTAATCTTTTAGAAAACAGGGGTAACTTTTTTAACCTAAATCAAAAAATTTATCAAACCTATCATAAGTTTACAGACGTTCAGTTTGTTATACTTTGTCCCCTTGGAACTGAAGATGATGCTAAAAAAGTGGTGGATGCTTTTGCAATGTTTACTGATGTTGCGCAATGGCGCTTTGTTTTTGCATCGCCTGAGGAAATAAAAACTTATTATTCGCAATTGCAATTGGTTGAGCAGCTAGACGATAAGTTAGGAACTTCAAAAGTATATATCGTTGATAAGAATAGAAATCTGCGTGGTAGAAAGTTAGTAAAAGGTGCTAAAGAAGGTTATAATACGTTTCATCCTGCAGAGTTGAGTAATGAAATGTTAGATGATTTTAAAGTTATACTTTATGAATATCGCGCTGCTTTCAAAAAAAATAAAAACGCAAGTAGAAAAATTTAATTTGCACTATTATGTTTAAGAATAAATCCTACATAGGTATTTCATTTATAATTTTAATTTTCGGAATTTACGCTATTCCTAAAATTGTAGAAAAAATTAAAAATGATAAAATAGTGCAAGGAGATCGTCTAGATCGCGCTAAACCAAAGGCTGCTGATGATCAAAAATTAATCAAAATAGGTGCTGTGCCGAAATTTGAATTAATGAATCAGGATAATGTTAAGGTCTCAAATGATACATACAAAGGAAAAGTATACGTTTTAGAATTTTTCTTTTCTAAATGTCCAACTATTTGTCCAAAGATGAATGAAAGTATGCTTCTTATCGAAAAGAAATTTTTTGGTAATCCAAATTTCGGGATTGTTTCTATCACTATCGATCCAGAACATGATACGCAGGAAGTCTTAAAGGCTCATGCAGAATTGTTAGGTGTGAAATCTACTAATTGGAATTTTCTCACAGGCGACAAAGATTATATTTTTAACTTGGCTAACAAAGGATTTAATCTATATGCAGGTGAAAATAAAAAAGTTGCTGGCGGTTTTGAACACTCGGGATTGTTTGCGTTAATTGATAAAGATGGAACTATTCGTTGCAGAAAAGATCAATATGGGAATCCAATTTTGTATTATGACGGTTTGGATAAAAAGGGAGTTCGAGACATTCAACAAGATATTAATATTTTACTACAAGAATAAAGATGGAAGATAATTATTTAGAAAAGAAATATAATACGCTAATTATAGTAGTATCAATTATAATCCCTATTGTTGTTGCAATTCTTTTTGGCGTAAAACTAAAAGATTTTGGTTATGATGTTGCTCCTCTTTCTTTTTTACCGCCAATTTATGCTACCACAAACGGTTTTACAGCTGTTCTTTTAATTTCGGGAGTCGTGGCAATTAAGAATGGTAAAAGGAAATTACACGAAAGAATGATGACAAGTGCAGTTGCATTATCTATAGCTTTCCTCGTAATGTACGTCGCCTACCACATGACAGCTGATTCTACAAAATTTGGAGGAGTAGGTGCTATTAGGTATGTTTATTTTTTTATTTTAGTTACGCATATCGTTTTATCTATTGTAATTATTCCTATGGTTTTGATCACTTACGTTCGTGCATTGGGTAAAAATTTTGATAAACATAAAAAAATTGCGCGCATCACTTTTCCAATTTGGTTGTATGTCGCGGTTACTGGAGTAGTTGTTTATCTAATGATTTCACCTTATTATGTATAGTAAAACAAAAATTTATAGCAAGAAGTTTAAGGTTATTGCCACACTACTTCTTTGTAGTCTATTTTCAATATCAGCAAATGCGCAATGCGCTATGTGTCGCGCTGCATTAACAAGCGAAGGGAATACAACAAAAGCAGCCGCTATTAATGATGGAATAGTTTACTTAATGGCGATTCCATATATTCTTGTTGCGATAATAGGTTATATCGTTTATCGAATGAAAACCAAAAAAGCGACCTAGTAGTTCCTTTTTTTATTTCAATCCATTTACCGACACATTTACTAGACCTTTAACTTTTATAAAGGCAATAATTGCTTGGTTAGTCAACTGAATTTTTTGAAACTGTATCTCATCGATTTTTCCGTTGATGAATACGCCTTGCATAGGAGAGTAATTTTTTAAATAAGTCATCATGCTTTTTTGACCTTCTTCTAAGTTCGGTTTAAGAGAGTATCGGCAACTTTGCTCTATTTTTTTTAGTACAATTCCTTCTGCGAGCCAATTTGCAGTTCGCATTAATTTATTTTTTGTGTCTAATACGTAGTTCAATTGATCAAAAAATATTTCTTTGGTTTGTTCATTATATTTTGGAAAACCGGACAAATAAATTGTTCCATTTACAGAGCCTAAAAGATCTAGTGTAATTATCATTTTGCCGTTTTTGTGCCAGATAGCTACCTTTTGAACTTTTACTTTTTTTGACCCTGAGCCAAATTCCTGTCCGTAGAAGTTTTTAGTAATGATTTTTGAAGCCTCCGCGTAAGTTGAAATGGCAACAATATTAGCAGTAATATCTTCTGGAATTTTTGAGACAGACTTTATACTTATTTTGTTTGGGCTAAATTTTGATTCTGGTTGTTTTCCTATCAATGTCTCCATGTTGCATTTCATTCCCATGTCTAATACAAATGCGTCATTTTTTAATTTAGCATTAGTCGAGTAAATTTCGATAGGTACAATTCTAAGCCAACTTTCATATGCATCGTTCATTAAAAAAGGAGTGCAGATTTTTTCTAACGCGGATAGTACGTTAGGTTTAAAATCCAGAGATTTGGCTATAACATCATCAATTTTGTTTTCGATTTTTGATTTAAAAAGTTTTATGCCAGGATTGATTAAATAGGTAATGGGAACATTTTTTCCAAATACTGTCATGGTAGGGCTTTCATTCCAGTCTAGAGATTTTAGTTCGGTTTTAGTATTTAGTTTCCAATTTGATAGTGATACATCACTAAGAAGTGTTACAATACCATCTAAATAAAATTCACGAGTATCATACATTTCAACTCCCATTTTTTTGGTGCCAATTCTGTATTTTATAACTGCTTTTAGAGGTAAAATTGTTTTTATTTTCTGCCCTTTGTCTGCTAATATAGTGATAGGGGCTTGTTTCCAAATTTTCATTTCTATGTCATCATCTTCAATCGTGTTGTCTTCGTAAATTAAACCGCTTAGTGCTATATTTGTTTGATTTTCAATATCTTTCAGTTTTACATTAATTGGTAGATTTATAAAGGAAGCTACATTTTCATAAACTAAAGGCGTTGCGTCATCTGGTTCGGGTTTTAATGCGTCTATTTTATTAGTAGTTGCACATCCAGAAATTAATAGGAATGAGCAGATTAAATAAAGATTAGTAAAGATTTTTAGCATTTTTTGTTTAGTTTAGCGAAACAAATTTAGTGAAAGAATTCTTTTTTTAGGATTTTTTGTAACAAATGCTAAATTCGAAAGTCTAATTGTTTTATAAAAGATTAGTGTGCCATTTTTTTATAATTGCGCATTGAATTTTATTAGAAAAACTTAAATTTGTTTTGTGGCGGTACTGCGCTTTTATTCAAAAAAAATATGAAAAAAAGATTTTTTCTCAGTTTAATTACCGTTGTAGTTGCTAGCATGGCTATGCAGGGGCAAACTAAAAAGTGGACATTAGAAGAATGTGTGCAATACGCGATAAAAAATAATATTTCTATCAAACAAGTAGAATTAGATTCACAAACGGCACTAATTGATAAACGAGGTGCTTTCGGAAATTTTCTTCCTTCGCTTAATGCAAGTGCTTCACATTCTTGGAACATTGGTTTAAACCAAGACATCACAACTGGACTTCTTCAAAATCAAACTACACAGTTTACTTCTGCTGGTGCAAATGTTGGAATCGATATTTATAGAGGATTACAAAATCAAAACAATTTGCGCAAAGCAAATCTTGCGATAATAGCGAGTAAATATCAATTAATAAAAATGCAAGAAGATGTAGCTTTGAATGTTGCAAATGCTTTCTTGCAAGTGCTTTTTAACAAAGAAAACCTAAAGGTTCAGAAGGTACAACTTGAAATTAATGAAAAGCAATACAATCGATCAGAAGAATTAGTTAAAGCGGGATCCATTCCTCGTGGCGACTTACTTGATGTTAAAGCTACTGTTGCTTTGAACAATCAAAATGTAATTGTTGCTGAAAATGCACTTTTGATTTCTAGGTTAAGTCTAGCGCAGTTG carries:
- a CDS encoding capsule assembly Wzi family protein; the encoded protein is MNIKLKKKTRINKGIFTLFLVFYSVVISAQDITSVTVQSSNSAERFPVFSDCDTLQSKSLEICFYNKVQDFVFNNYQVADYLKQNNFKGIVKVLFEVDATGVFKVLYVDVSEEELILETKRVFGHFPKIQPATYNGKPTYAKFTMSISVPLKSREVIAEENLVQTQFVPNKTKKLTELDNIVYKKFDNPEFESHLNIPFSHSYYSHFDASLNQMGSNNHTASKPYTYAEVSKYYNLQAVNASLKKKGDTWWERKLWNENTVEIKGEDYWFTLNPIFDLQVGTASKSKVSSTFVNTRGISFRGGLGSMLNFTTTIFESQGRFADYYNRYAESIKPAGGNPAIIPGMGIAKDFKTDAYDFPLAEANLTLAPSKFIDLQLGYGRNFIGDGYRSLLESDGASPYPYFKLNTNFWKIKYTNTYMWLKDVRPDVTVERTYATKFMANHYLSWNVSNRLNLGFFESVIWTNSNDRGFDVSFVNPIIFYRSVEFASSARSGNAVLGLTYKYKWSNQINFYGQFILDEFSLGDVKKGDNSWKNKYGYQLGAKYYNAFKVDNLLLQLEYNHVRPYVYSHSMPITNYGHNNQSIGHQWGGNFRELIAIARYHKGRYFADAKITMGTRGLDFDTAENNLNYGGNIYKDYDENRAFNSGVKVGQGNETSIFIADFHGGYLVNPATNLKLFGSFIYRSFDPTKNTATTFNESTSWFSVGLRADIFNWYFDY
- the cyoE gene encoding heme o synthase, whose protein sequence is MNATQSTFSLKSVYVDFREITKARLAVSVVFSSIAGFMLGIYDFHSLDWMVLLKLAIGGYCMVGASNAFNQVIEKDLDALMDRTKNRPVPAGRMSKNAALVVASFLTILGIVLLYTINPKTAMFGAISIFLYTSVYTPLKTITSLSVFVGAFPGAIPFMLGWVAATGEFGIEAGTLFLIQFFWQFPHFWAIGWFLYEDYEKAGFFMLPTGKKDKGTVLQIILYTVWLILASLLPVLGFTGRFYITPVTAVVVFLLGLWMLFYAVRLYKVRTAKAARTLMLVSVLYITLLQLVYILDKFLR
- a CDS encoding cytochrome c oxidase subunit 3; the encoded protein is METIMIAEEQKSRTARSYKLILLFSMVSMTMMFGGLTSAFVVSKSRVDWLKDFQLPSAFYISTIAIIGCSLTFYLAKKAIMKNNRAKTTVFLLSTLFLGLLFVVLQFVGFRQIVDAGYYFTGSGSSITSTFLYVVTIVHLIHLAGGVIALLIIIYNHFKQKYNSAQTLGIELGAMYWHFLDLLWVYLFLFLYFFK
- a CDS encoding cytochrome c oxidase subunit 3 yields the protein MESTVTTANIEEKTWGGNNEPMGASYGKLMMWFFIVSDALTFSGFLASYGFSRFKFSETWPIADEVFTHFPFMHGVSAPMFYVALMTFILIFSSVTMVLAVDAGHQMNKGKVTLYMFLTIIGGLIFVGSQAWEWKNFIKGEYGAIETKGGSLLQFVDKDGKRVALADFAVNLHDEREQLTRDKGTWFMGESALPSYSVAEVQAGFKAHPELLIRTEVLNKQKQKTILTREESVARLADAHYVVEGANLVRNEYGNKLFADFFFFITGFHGFHVISGIIINIIIFFNVLIGTYEKRKSYEMVEKVGLYWHFVDLVWVFVFTVFYLV
- a CDS encoding cytochrome C oxidase subunit IV family protein; amino-acid sequence: MSHEHVSNIGRIWKVFGILSAVTIVEVYLGIVKPDFLFMNNFLSMNLLNWVFYILTIYKAYYIVWAFMHMEGEKSTLRSAVVFPVIFLILYLLFILLTEGDYIFEVFKNSSIKWNF
- a CDS encoding SCO family protein, whose translation is MFKNKSYIGISFIILIFGIYAIPKIVEKIKNDKIVQGDRLDRAKPKAADDQKLIKIGAVPKFELMNQDNVKVSNDTYKGKVYVLEFFFSKCPTICPKMNESMLLIEKKFFGNPNFGIVSITIDPEHDTQEVLKAHAELLGVKSTNWNFLTGDKDYIFNLANKGFNLYAGENKKVAGGFEHSGLFALIDKDGTIRCRKDQYGNPILYYDGLDKKGVRDIQQDINILLQE
- a CDS encoding DUF420 domain-containing protein, whose protein sequence is MEDNYLEKKYNTLIIVVSIIIPIVVAILFGVKLKDFGYDVAPLSFLPPIYATTNGFTAVLLISGVVAIKNGKRKLHERMMTSAVALSIAFLVMYVAYHMTADSTKFGGVGAIRYVYFFILVTHIVLSIVIIPMVLITYVRALGKNFDKHKKIARITFPIWLYVAVTGVVVYLMISPYYV
- a CDS encoding DUF4403 family protein — encoded protein: MLKIFTNLYLICSFLLISGCATTNKIDALKPEPDDATPLVYENVASFINLPINVKLKDIENQTNIALSGLIYEDNTIEDDDIEMKIWKQAPITILADKGQKIKTILPLKAVIKYRIGTKKMGVEMYDTREFYLDGIVTLLSDVSLSNWKLNTKTELKSLDWNESPTMTVFGKNVPITYLINPGIKLFKSKIENKIDDVIAKSLDFKPNVLSALEKICTPFLMNDAYESWLRIVPIEIYSTNAKLKNDAFVLDMGMKCNMETLIGKQPESKFSPNKISIKSVSKIPEDITANIVAISTYAEASKIITKNFYGQEFGSGSKKVKVQKVAIWHKNGKMIITLDLLGSVNGTIYLSGFPKYNEQTKEIFFDQLNYVLDTKNKLMRTANWLAEGIVLKKIEQSCRYSLKPNLEEGQKSMMTYLKNYSPMQGVFINGKIDEIQFQKIQLTNQAIIAFIKVKGLVNVSVNGLK